A stretch of the Panicum virgatum strain AP13 chromosome 9N, P.virgatum_v5, whole genome shotgun sequence genome encodes the following:
- the LOC120690573 gene encoding egg cell-secreted protein 1.3-like, which produces MAFSGMPLAVLSCLALLAAAGARRPEPEPAALSPAAPPDVASLARRLEGEGSQQCWEALVDIKSCTGEIILFLLNGEAYLGPGCCRAIRVIEHSCWAADAMLSVIGFTPEEGDMLKGYCDAGDDGGSPPPQRAVAAGGGKEERLDAPLIVPARVHAQSPMLAGAVAVKFLVR; this is translated from the coding sequence ATGGCATTCTCCGGCATGCCCCTGGCCGTGCTCTCTTGCCTGGCTCTgctcgccgcggcgggcgcgcgccggccggagccggagccggcggcgctCTCGCCCGCGGCGCCGCCTGACGTGGCCAGCCTGGCGCGGCGGCTGGAGGGCGAGGGGTCGCAGCAGTGCTGGGAGGCGCTGGTGGACATCAAGTCGTGCACGGGCGAGATCATCCTGTTCCTCCTCAACGGCGAGGCGTacctggggcccggctgctgccgcgccaTCCGCGTCATCGAGCACAGCTGCTGGGCCGCCGACGCCATGCTGTCCGTCATCGGGTTCACCCCGGAGGAGGGGGACATGCTCAAGGGCTACTGCGACgcaggcgacgacggcggctcgccgccgccccagcgcgccgtcgcggcgggcggcgggaaggAAGAGCGCCTCGACGCACCACTGATCGTGCCGGCTCGTGTCCACGCCCAATCGCCCATGCTTGCTGGAGCAGTAGCGGTCAAGTTTCTCGTGAGATAA